GTAATATTATTTCAAAATTTTGAGCTTGCTTATCTTTATTTTCAAAATATAGAGTTTAATGTGGGTTTATTTAATAGAGTTAATTGAAATGAATACATTGATTTTTGAGCTTGTAATTTATTTTAAAAAATTTAGTTTGTTTATCAATATTTTCACTATATATATTTTAATGTGGGTTTATTTGATAGAGTTAATTGAAATGAATACAGTGATTTTTGTTATCGATTTTGAATCTTATGATTTTGGTTGTATTTTTCAAAATTAAGGCATTGAACTTATAATTAATATGCTATAATTTTTAATAAATATATATATATATATATATATATATCCAACATGCAGTAATTTCTAAAGTTTTATTAAAAGTGACTTAACATAATATTCTTTTTTTTTGTACCAGTATGATTACTTTCAGTTTAATACAATTACCCAATAACTATTTAATTTTGAGTGAATTAGGTGAAAATCATAAAAGAAGTTGGAAATTAAAAAAACTACCTATGACACAAATTATGTGGGACTTAATGAAAATGTCAAAACTGTCTTTATTTGGTTTAATAGCATTCACCAAATAGTGAGTTATAATAACATTTAGGGGTAGCAGAGCCAAAACACATTTACCAAATAGTGGGACATAATAGTTTTGTGTATACATACACTAAAAAGCTTGGGTATGGAGTGCAAATACCTTTGAATTTTCATACTCTTAAACACTGGGGAAATTAAATTGATTTTCCAACTTTATTAAATAGCTTAGGTTTCTTCAACTAAAAGTAAAAATAAAATTACATAACTTTGATTGGGTAATATGAAGGTCATAGTGAATCACCAACAACACAAATTTTGAATTGTGGTATATTATTGAACCAAACATGCGTATTTTGGTATTTTATCCCCTCATTTTCTTTAATGGTGCCTAATGTATTTCTCTTTATATTCATAATATGGGTTATTTTTTCACATTTTCCTTTGTATATGTACATCAACTTAATATCCCAAAAGAATATGGGTTATTTAGTTGATGTATATACACAAAATGATTCCATAGTGCAAATATTTATGAGCAAATGAACATGTAAGAATTACATATCAAAATGTTCCTTAATTGAGACTTGGTAGCTTTCTCGAATGTCACCTTTACTTTTTTTTTTCAATTTTATTCCAAAGACAAAACAACGTTTTTTTTATTAATTTTAACGGTTGACTAACAATATGTTAGTCAAGGTAGTTTTTGAGTCAAAGAAACAAGTTCGGATAGAAAATTTGAATTTTTATTAAGTTTGGGTCGTATTTGGCACTAATCAATTGTTTGGAGCGTATTTAGCACGACAGAAATTGTTCAGGTCGAAATATACATTTTCCCTATTTTGAACTGTTTGAATTTGATATCAATAAAATTTATTAATTTAATTTATTTACTAGTTTAAAAAACATTAATATATGATAAAATAATTCTTCTATTAGCAATGAATATAATGGTGACATAAGCAAATTGGAAAAATTATTTCTCAAATAATGTGGTAGAAATTTCGTGGTGATTCATTATCATACTCTGTAGTTGTATGTGACGATGTTCACTTGTCGTTATCTTTTAATATCCTTCGTAAATAGTAGTGTTGATTAACTTTTTGAATAAAATATTTTTAGTGTTGAATGTTTTGTTACTAAAGGAATTTTTAAAGTTCAGGATACTTATTAGTGTACTTTTAACCATTTCATGATTAGTGTACTTATTAAAGCGAAAGATTTGGACCACTAAAATGTGGAATTACCCATCACAGACTCTTCAAATATTTCGGTAGAATTAAAAACCACATAAATCATCTAGTATTACTTATTTAATATGTTTTCTACTACTTTCTCCGTTTCACTTTATTTGTCGTTTTACACTTATGTACACGGCATACGGTGTGTATAAAACAAGGAAAAAACCAATATATTTACAAAAGGCCTCTATTTTCTTTTTAAATTAAGACAAGAATGTGTCAAATTACAGAATCTTGTAATTACTCTTCCTGCGACAGTGATCCCATGCAGCGATCCTCATCTGAACTTTCTCAAAATCAGAAACACGACATGGAATCGTGATCCGACCCGGTTGATCAAACCCGTGAACCCGCTCCGCTTGCTCCAACAATTCTCCGAACAATGGGTGATTAAAATAGATCACCGGAACTACAACCCGCCGCGTGTCGCCGTCTGATTCGCCGACGTGAACCACCAAATGTCCCTTCGGAACAACCTTTATCGAAGCAGACGTTCTCGGATCCTTACCCAGTCGGATCTGACTCTGGCCCGAATTCTTCTTGCCACCACACAGTCTCTTGGCTCTACGGCTTAGAGATCGTGCTAGTGAGCGGATTCCGGCGATCGGGTTTGTTATTCGGGTCGGACATTGACGTTTCATTGTTTGAGTTCTTTTGGATCGGATCCATCTAAAGATCTTGACGAATCTATGTCCAATCTTGAAACCTCTGACTCTCTTCATGCTTTGTCTGAAATCGAATTTCAAGAAATGGGTTTGCTCTCTCTCTGTATTTGTGTTTACAGCTGAAGAAAGACTGTTTTGTGTATGGGAAGGAAGCAACCTCTTTATATAGGGGTTTGAGCTGTGACCGTTGGATGGTAATATGTGATGTACGTGTGTTTTTTACATGTGCATGATGGATAGTTTTCCAAATTCAACATTTTTTCGGTAAACTAAATTCAATATTTTAAATACTTTTTCTGAGTTTTAATTTTAGATGTAATTTTAGATGTGCTTTTTATTCTTTTAAGTTAAGAAAAGAGTTTGTGAGGGAGAAAAAGGGGGATAGAGCACTTGTTTTCACTTTTCATTCCCCCAGTGAGAACATGTTTTTTTGTCAAAACAAAAGAATGAAAACCTAAAAAAATGAACATATCATACTTATCATAAAAATGGTATAAATTTCTTTAAAATTGTGGAGTTAAGGATATTTGTAGTCTATTTTGTAATTAATTAAATAATTTATATTTTAATGATATTTTTATATAAAATTATTTTTTCATAGATGTGCATATTAACCTAAGATATTTTACATTTTGATTTAATTGGAGTATAATTATTCAAGAATTTAACCTAACTAAACTACGTAGGTAGCATGTTTATTTGAGCTTGCTTTTCAAATTACGGAATTTCGAAATAGTTGACTTAAAACAAATATATAGATCCATTATATTTATTATTTACCAGACCACCTTAAGTTTGATTAATAGAATATCCGTTTGTTGTAAAAAAAATACAATTATGAAAATTCTAGCTCCAAATTACAATATTTTCATCAACTTTCATATACAATTGTATTTCCACTAAAAAAGGATTATATTTCCATTTGGGACGAGAACTCAGGACCTGAACATAAGAAGAAAAAGGACAAGAATTTTTCATCTCCACCACATCAATTAAGTTGACAATTACATTAATATATATACTTAGCATTTGTAAAAAATAGTTATTTATTCTTACTGATAAGTTAGTTATTTTGATCATTGTTACGTAACCACTAGTTGATTAATCTTCTGATTAAATAAATTTCATGTAAAGTAGTAATAACATGTTTCTTGTTGTGGCATCTAGAATGATATGATTTGATTTCTTATAATATACTCTATTATACGTTTAGTATGTCGTTTCTTTGAATAATACATAGCATATATATATGTGTATCCATGTATATAAACTTAGTAGGTATTAAATAAGATTTGTTTGCTTTGTTTATCATAGTTAAGTCAGATTTAATAATGGTTTTGATAAGACAACTTGGAACAACGCATCTATAAAATAGAGTTATAGTTCAGATATGGAGATTGCATAAGGTGGGATTTTAAATAATACAAATGAAAGCTTCAATTAACACTATAAAAATATAGAAGAGGTTGATGAAGACAAAAGACATACAAGTGTGTGGGACGGACATAGAGTGGGATCTGGTCGGCGGTCGACACGGCCGTGCGATCTTTGTAACATGCCCCGATTCACTACAAGTGCTTATATCTGTTTGAGAATTATTATTATTATTATTATTATTTTATTATTATTACTATTATTATTTTTATTATTGTTGTTGTTGTTTATTATACAAAAATCATTCTAGTTACTTTATTTAAAAGTTTTAAAATGTAAAAGCCATGCAAAACATGCATTTATTTCCAAATATATAAGCATAATTGATGCCATACACTCTTCTCTAAAGAAAGTTTGAGTTGGCGCACTGCCAATATTTTTCGATTGATACGTTAAGTAATCAGTCGACTCGATTTCTTGTTTGTAATAGCCAAAAATTACTTTGATGTTTGGGATCTTGTGGTCAAGTGATAAGAAGACGAAATTGAGACATCACCATGTTTCAACTTCGATATATCTGTTGCGCAAAACTAAATTTCATTATTTTTGGGATAGCTACACGGATATGAACTTCTGCTTACCGTTTGTTTGTATATATATCTGGAGAGATGGTATATATGTGACTGCATTTCTCTTTGGATTAGTCAGGGTTCTTCCATAGTTATAGAATTCCTCCAAGTTAATTAAAAACTTCTCTTTTGATGTTACATTTTCTTCTCTATATGATGAGTTTTAACGTGAGTTGGCCAAAACAATACTTTAGCTCATAAATATTTTTCTTGAACTCAGACGACTTAATTAAGTCGTCCGATAAGTCGTCCAGCTGGGAAGACTTTCCAGACGCCTTATTATAAGTCGTCTAATAAGTCGTCCAGATGGAAGACTTTCCAGACGACTTAATTAAGTCGTCCGATAAGTCGTCCAGCTGGGAAGACTTTCCAGACGCCTTATTATAAGTCGTCTAATAAGTCGTCCAGATGGAAGACTTTCCAGACGACTTAATTAAGTCGTCCGATAAGTCGTCCAGCTGGGAAGACTTTCCAGACGCCTTATTATAAGTCGTCTAATAAGTCGTCCAGATGGAAGACTTTCCAGACGACTTAATTAAGTCGTCCGATAAGTCGTCCAGCTGGGAAGACTTTCCAGACGCCTTATTATAAGTCGTCTAATAAGTCGTCCAGATGGAAGACTTTCCAGACGACTTAATTAAGTCGTCCGATAAGTCGTCCAGCTGGGAAGACTTTCCAGACGCCTTATTATAAGTCGTCTAATAAGTCGTCCAGATGGAAGACTTTCCAGACGACTTAATTAAGTCGTCCGATAAGTCGTCCAGCTGGGAAGACTTTCCAGACGCCTTATTATAAGTCGTCTAATAAGTCGTCCAGATGGAAGACTTTCCAGACGACTTAATTAAGTCGTCCGATAAGTCGTCCAGCTGGGAAGACTTTCCAGACGCCTTATTATAAGTCGTCTAATAAGTCGTCCAGATGGAAGACTTTCCAGACGACTTAATTAAGTCGTCCGATAAGTCGTCCAGCTGGGAAGACTTTCCAGACGCCTTATTATAAGTCGTCTAATAAGTCGTCCAGATGGAAGACTTTCCAGACGACTTAATTAAGTCGTCCGATAAGTCGTCCAGCTGGGAAGACTTTCCAGACGCCTTATTATAAGTCGTCTAATAAGTCGTCCAGATGGAAGACTTTCCAGACGACTTAATTAAGTCGTCCGATAAGTCGTCCAGCTGGGAAGACTTTCCAGACGCCTTATTATAAGTCGTCTAATAAGTCGTCCAGATGGAAGACTTTCCAGACGACTTAATTAAGTCGTCCGATAAGTCGTCCAGCTGGGAAGACTTTCCAGACGCCTTATTATAAGTCGTCTAATAAGTCGTCCAGATGGAAGACTTTCCAGACGACTTAATTAAGTCGTCCGATAAGTCGTCCAGCTG
The DNA window shown above is from Brassica oleracea var. oleracea cultivar TO1000 chromosome C3, BOL, whole genome shotgun sequence and carries:
- the LOC106333565 gene encoding auxin-responsive protein SAUR36-like yields the protein MKRVRGFKIGHRFVKIFRWIRSKRTQTMKRQCPTRITNPIAGIRSLARSLSRRAKRLCGGKKNSGQSQIRLGKDPRTSASIKVVPKGHLVVHVGESDGDTRRVVVPVIYFNHPLFGELLEQAERVHGFDQPGRITIPCRVSDFEKVQMRIAAWDHCRRKSNYKIL